A segment of the Bacteroides acidifaciens genome:
AGCCTTGGTTACTATTAAGGTAGCCAATAAGCCATTGTCATCCGTGCTTCAGCGTATCTTGCCTGAACGAAACTTAACGTACAAAATTGAGGGACGTCACATCATTTTGTCAGGTACTGTCTCGAAAGTGACTGATGAAAACAAGAAGGAACCAAGTGCGCAAACAATTACTATAAGAGGCAGGGTCACTGACAGTGCTGGAGAGCCTCTTATTGGGGTGTCTGTCAAATCCGGAGCTACAGGAGTCATCACCGATATTGATGGTGGCTATTCTATGAATGTCACACAGGGTGCGCAGTTGTCATTTTCTTATATAGGATATGCTACTGTGACTCAAAAGGCTGTTGAGAGTAAGAATTTGGATATCATCATGACTGAAGATGTCAAGCTCCTTAATGAAGTGGTGGTAATCGGTTATGGCACTATGGACAAGAAAGAACTGACTTCGGCTATCAGCCATGTCAGCGAAAAAGACTTTCTTAATATTAGTTCATCAGATCCGGCACGCCTTATTCAAGGCAAGGTGTCGGGTGTCTCCATTGTCAATGTCAGTGCTGCCGACCCCAACGCAAGTTCTAACATTCAGGTTCGTGGTGTGGCGTCGCGTCAAGCGGGTCTGGGACCACTAATCGTTATCGACGGTGTGCCGGGAGGTAGCATGAACAATGTGAACCCTAATGATATTGCGTCGTTTGATGTGCTTAAAGACGGTGCAGCTTCAGCCATCTACGGTACACGCGGAGCCAATGGTGTTATCCTGATTACAACGAAGAAGGGGAGCAAGGACGGTGCTGTGCATACCACATATACCACTACATTGTCGTGGGATAAGATGAAGAACGAACTCGACATGATGGATGCCGATGATTACCGCAGGATACGTCTTGCTTGGGGAGACCTCGGAAATGATTTGGGCGGAAATTACGATTGGCTTGATGGGGTGAGCCAAACGGGCTTCGCCCATAAGCATACGCTTAGCCTTTCGGGAGGCAATGAACGTACCAATTATCGGGTAAGCGTTGATTATCGCGATGCTTCCGGCATCGACAGACGTTCTATGCGCGAGGAATATGGTGGACGTGCTTCTATCAATCATACCACCAAAGGTGGGCTGTTCAATTTCACAGCCAATTTGGCCCCGCGCATCATCTATTCCGATCTTGCCGATTGGGGTGTTTTCTCCAATGCTATTGAAGTGAATCCTACCACACCACTGATGGATCTGCGTAATCCTACGAGATATTATAACTTTATAGGACAGACGGCTACATACAACCCTGTAGAACGTCAGGAACTTGAGAAAAAGCATTGTGACACTAAGTTGCTCGATTGGGATGCAACAGCACGCCTCAACTTGTTACCGCTTTTGGCCAAGTCGAAAGAGTGTCCTGTGATGCTCAACACGCAGATTACATTTGCCGACCGGCAGTATGTGTATGATAATTCCGAGTTCATTCCCTCAACAAGTACTACGGCTATCAATAGCGGATTTGATGGAAGCGCCAAGCGTGTGTCCGATACAGATAGGCAGTATATGACAGAATGGATCACTAATCTTTCTGCAAAATTCGGACAACACAATGTAAAACTGATGGGCGGTTACAGTTATACCTATTCTCACCAGTCCGGGCATTCGGCCGAGAACCGCAACTTTCCTAATGATGGTCTCGGATCGGACAATCTCGGGTCGGGCGATTATGCCAAAGACGAAGGTGTGCTGGGTATGGACAGTTATCGCAAAGATAGCAAACTTATAGCATATTTCGGTCGGGTAAGCTACGATTGGGACGGTCGCTATCTCGTCACGGCATCCATACGTCATGAGGGTTCGTCTAAGTTTGGTTCCAATCATAAATGGGGTAACTTCCCGGCTGTGTCGGCAGGCTGGCGTGTAAGTCAGGAGAAGTTTATGGAATCTACCCAAGGATGGCTCGACGATTTGAAGATACGTGGTGATTATGGTGAGACCGGTAATCAGGATTTTGACAGCTACCAGTCGATACCTGCAATGAAGGGCTGGGGCGATTATTTCATTAACGGTAAGTTTATGCAGGTGTGGGGTTCGGAGAGTAATGTCAACCCTGATTTACATTGGGAAAAAGCTAAAAACTGGAACATCGGCGTTGACTTCTCAATGTTTAAGGGACGCATTGCCGGTTCTTTCAACTATTTCAATCGCCGTTCCAACGACCTTTTAGGTACATATACCGTGTCTATCCCACCTTATCTTCACGAGACAACTGTGGTCAATGTGGGGAGTATGTCGAATCAAGGATTCGAGTTCGAACTTAGTTTCATTCCTGTGCAGACACGTAATTTTACGTATAATTTTAATGTCGTAGGCTCGACTATAAAAAATAAGTTCATCAACTTTTCCAATTCACAGTATGTGGGGCAGGACTATTACTATGAATGTTGGACGGAAGCTCCTTATGCCGGCTATACGCTTCAACGCATAGAGGTGGGACAGCCGGTTGGCAACTTTTATATGTTGCGTTATGCCGGTATCAACGAAAAAGGTGAATGGATGGTTTATGATAAGGAAGGCGACATCATTGAACTCGGTCTTGCCGATGAAAACGACCGGGCTATTGTAGGTAACGGTCTGCCGAAGTTCAATTTGTCTACTACTCACACTTTTCGCTATCGCAACTTTGACTTGTCGCTTTTCTTCCGGGGAGCATTCGGATTTGACTTGTTCAATATCCATGATTTCTATTATGGAACTCGTAAATTCAATGGCAATCTACTTAAAAAGGCGTATGGAAAGAATTTTGACATCAATCCCACGTCACCTCATGCCGCTACCGATTATTTTTTGGAGCGTGGCGACTACTTCAAGCTCGAACAGCTCACTTTGGGCTATACGCTTAAAACACCTCATTGGCGCTTCATGGATGGCCTGCGCATCTACGGTTCGATGAACAATGTGTTCACACTCACTGGGTTTTCCGGTGTCGATCCGTCGACCTACAATGTAAATGGCCTTACACCAGGGGCTATCGGCAGCCGGGGATATTATCCATCTTCCAGACAATTCATTCTGGGAATGCAAGTTGATTTTTAACTCTCTATCTTAATAAATAAGTACCCGAGAAAATATGAAATTAATAAACTATATATTAGCAGTTGTGTTTATTGGAAGCGTTCTCGCCGGATGCAATAATCTGGATGAGACACTTTACAGTTCCATCGGTTCTAATAATTATTACAATACCCGAGACGATGTGTTGCGTGCTGCCTATCGTCCTTTTGAGCATGCTTTCTGGAGTATCAGCAGCCGTCATGTGCTTAACGAACTTAGTGCCGATCAGATTATTACACCCGTGCGTGACGGATGGTGGGACGATGGAGGTGTGTGGCGTTTGTATCATTACCATCAGTGGACCGATGCTCGCGGTGCCGATGATTCAATCATATATGAATGGTCGGGATGTTTTCAAGGTATCGGTCAATGTAACTTTGTGATTGAAGAACTCGCACAACTCAATCCGGCAAAATTTGGTTTCACACAAGCGGACTTTGATAATCTTACAGCCCAGTGTCGTGTATTGCGTGCATGGTTCTATATACGCCTGCTCGATGCTTTTCGCAATGTGCCCTACGTTGTAAGTTTTAACGACCAGTCGAAAAATACTGAGACCCAGGTGGAGCCTTCGAAGATTTTTAAACTGATTGAAGATGAACTGAAGGAGTGTATTGACTTGGTATATGAGAAGGGACCGTCAGTCAGTGCCGGTCAGTGGACGCGTGGTGCTGTTGTCTCCTTACTGGTGCGTCTGTATCTTAATGCCAAAGTATATATTGGCGAAGACCGTTATAGCGACTGCGAGCGATATGCCCAGGATTTAGTTGACGGAAAATATGGCGCTTATGAAATAGCCGACCGTTGGGATGCAGCTTTCGATTGGGACAACGATCAATGTGATGAAATGATTTTCGGTTTCCCCGCAGCGGCAGGCTATACCTCATGGCATTATGAAAATAATACTTTTTGGAATACCGTGCCTGCGAATTCGGAGGTCTATTTTGGCGACCGTAAATGTAAGAAAGGTGCCCACAACTGCCACTTTGCAGCTTCGCCGAGCTATGACCTGAACGGCAAGCTCTATGATTATGAATTGGGTATGCCTGTAGAGAAATTCCGTAAGTATCCGGGCGACGAACGCATGAAAATGTATCGTAACTTAGGAAACGGACGTCGTGAAGGTATGTTCTTATATGGCTACATCGAGTACAAAGGGGATGATGGCAAAATGCATCAGATGATTGCTCCTGAAAAGCCATACAAATTGTATATACGCGATGCCGTGGGTGTTTTCCACGACCTTGCACCTGACAGTTGGCCAAGAAATAAGGAAAGTACGCTTTCAAGCGGTGACCACAACTCAGGATATCATTTTGTGAAATATCCTTTCTATGCCGATGATGATCCGCATCAGCTTGAGAGTGACTATGCCGAAATACGTTTGCCCGAAGTGATCTACTCCTTGGCCGAGTGCAAACTGCGTCGCGGTGCCGTTGATGATGCAGCCGAACTGCTCAATAGCGTACGTCGCCGCAACTATCCAAGTGAACAGCTCAAAGAGGTACTTTATGCTCCCGAGGGTAAAGTGCAGCTTAACATGAACGAGATGCTTGATGAATGGGGACGTGAGTTTTTTGCCGAAGGTCGTCGTCGCATTGACCTGATACGTTTCGGCAAGTTCTCAACTGGTCGCTGGTGGGACAAAATACCCGATGCGGACAATCATTGCCAAATTTTTCCGCTGATACGGCAGACACTTGATACTAATTCTAAACTGGTTCAGAATCCCGGTTATTAAAATCGTTCAGAATATGAAAATAAAACTCAATAACATACTTACGGCATTCTTACTGGTGTGTCTGTGCTGCACCGTCGGTTGCCACGATGAAAAAGAACTTGTCAATTTGGGTAATGACATTCCTACAAAACTTCAAAAACTGTATATGGTAGGATCTGCCAGTCCCGACAACTGGGATATTGATCACCCTACACCGCTGACAAAGTCAGACGACGATCCCTATATCTGGATATATGCTGGTCCTCTTATTGAAGGAGAATTTAAACTTTGTGTGAAAACCGGAACTTGGGAACAGCCCATGTTTCACTCCATGACATTTTTAGAAGAGATTGGTGAAACACCGATTGTCGACAAACCCTTCCAGCCGGCTCGTCAGGGTGGTGATGATGAAAAATGGCTGGTGGTCAAACCTGGCATTTATACGCTCCGTTTCAATCTGCGAGCACGCACTTATAGCAGTGTATATGAGGGTGAGATAGGCTCGGAGGTGA
Coding sequences within it:
- a CDS encoding SusC/RagA family TonB-linked outer membrane protein; this encodes MKRRSHLNVVLPRWLFLLFGMVWVFAVSAQDAKISINVNKQPLAQVLSELERQTNYKFFYSNELVAGVALVTIKVANKPLSSVLQRILPERNLTYKIEGRHIILSGTVSKVTDENKKEPSAQTITIRGRVTDSAGEPLIGVSVKSGATGVITDIDGGYSMNVTQGAQLSFSYIGYATVTQKAVESKNLDIIMTEDVKLLNEVVVIGYGTMDKKELTSAISHVSEKDFLNISSSDPARLIQGKVSGVSIVNVSAADPNASSNIQVRGVASRQAGLGPLIVIDGVPGGSMNNVNPNDIASFDVLKDGAASAIYGTRGANGVILITTKKGSKDGAVHTTYTTTLSWDKMKNELDMMDADDYRRIRLAWGDLGNDLGGNYDWLDGVSQTGFAHKHTLSLSGGNERTNYRVSVDYRDASGIDRRSMREEYGGRASINHTTKGGLFNFTANLAPRIIYSDLADWGVFSNAIEVNPTTPLMDLRNPTRYYNFIGQTATYNPVERQELEKKHCDTKLLDWDATARLNLLPLLAKSKECPVMLNTQITFADRQYVYDNSEFIPSTSTTAINSGFDGSAKRVSDTDRQYMTEWITNLSAKFGQHNVKLMGGYSYTYSHQSGHSAENRNFPNDGLGSDNLGSGDYAKDEGVLGMDSYRKDSKLIAYFGRVSYDWDGRYLVTASIRHEGSSKFGSNHKWGNFPAVSAGWRVSQEKFMESTQGWLDDLKIRGDYGETGNQDFDSYQSIPAMKGWGDYFINGKFMQVWGSESNVNPDLHWEKAKNWNIGVDFSMFKGRIAGSFNYFNRRSNDLLGTYTVSIPPYLHETTVVNVGSMSNQGFEFELSFIPVQTRNFTYNFNVVGSTIKNKFINFSNSQYVGQDYYYECWTEAPYAGYTLQRIEVGQPVGNFYMLRYAGINEKGEWMVYDKEGDIIELGLADENDRAIVGNGLPKFNLSTTHTFRYRNFDLSLFFRGAFGFDLFNIHDFYYGTRKFNGNLLKKAYGKNFDINPTSPHAATDYFLERGDYFKLEQLTLGYTLKTPHWRFMDGLRIYGSMNNVFTLTGFSGVDPSTYNVNGLTPGAIGSRGYYPSSRQFILGMQVDF
- a CDS encoding RagB/SusD family nutrient uptake outer membrane protein, whose protein sequence is MKLINYILAVVFIGSVLAGCNNLDETLYSSIGSNNYYNTRDDVLRAAYRPFEHAFWSISSRHVLNELSADQIITPVRDGWWDDGGVWRLYHYHQWTDARGADDSIIYEWSGCFQGIGQCNFVIEELAQLNPAKFGFTQADFDNLTAQCRVLRAWFYIRLLDAFRNVPYVVSFNDQSKNTETQVEPSKIFKLIEDELKECIDLVYEKGPSVSAGQWTRGAVVSLLVRLYLNAKVYIGEDRYSDCERYAQDLVDGKYGAYEIADRWDAAFDWDNDQCDEMIFGFPAAAGYTSWHYENNTFWNTVPANSEVYFGDRKCKKGAHNCHFAASPSYDLNGKLYDYELGMPVEKFRKYPGDERMKMYRNLGNGRREGMFLYGYIEYKGDDGKMHQMIAPEKPYKLYIRDAVGVFHDLAPDSWPRNKESTLSSGDHNSGYHFVKYPFYADDDPHQLESDYAEIRLPEVIYSLAECKLRRGAVDDAAELLNSVRRRNYPSEQLKEVLYAPEGKVQLNMNEMLDEWGREFFAEGRRRIDLIRFGKFSTGRWWDKIPDADNHCQIFPLIRQTLDTNSKLVQNPGY